In Alkalihalobacterium alkalinitrilicum, a genomic segment contains:
- a CDS encoding TIGR01777 family oxidoreductase, with the protein MNIAIAGGTGLIGTALTHHFTSQGHQVFILTRTPQEQKGNVNYIQWLMPGSKPEEKLPPLDALINLAGDSIGSGRWTQQKKERILNSRLSATSAAISLLEQLERKPSVFINASAIGVYGHSFTETFTEDHADDGKGNFLKDVVIYWENEAKKAELLDIRTVFPRLGLVLDQQGGALPKMLLPYRFFAGGNLGTGNQWYSWVHIDDVVRMFEFAIQKQQIHGAMNVTAPHPVKMKEMGQVISSILKRPHWLPVPSLALKIVLGEMSSLLLEGQRVLPEKALRHGYQFTYPTVNKALVQILKKQ; encoded by the coding sequence TTGAATATTGCAATAGCTGGCGGTACTGGATTAATTGGTACAGCATTAACTCATCATTTCACATCACAAGGTCATCAGGTTTTTATTTTAACTCGAACACCACAAGAACAGAAGGGGAACGTTAACTATATTCAGTGGTTAATGCCTGGCTCTAAACCAGAAGAAAAACTTCCTCCACTCGACGCTCTTATTAATTTAGCTGGAGATTCAATCGGATCAGGACGTTGGACTCAGCAAAAAAAAGAGCGAATATTAAATAGTCGACTTTCAGCAACTAGCGCTGCAATATCATTACTTGAGCAATTAGAGCGAAAGCCTAGCGTATTTATCAACGCTTCTGCAATTGGAGTTTATGGTCATTCATTTACGGAAACTTTCACAGAAGATCATGCAGATGATGGGAAAGGTAACTTTTTAAAAGACGTTGTAATATATTGGGAAAATGAAGCTAAGAAAGCCGAATTACTTGACATCCGGACTGTCTTTCCACGTTTAGGATTGGTGCTAGATCAGCAGGGAGGCGCTTTACCCAAAATGTTACTTCCCTATCGCTTCTTTGCGGGAGGCAATTTAGGAACAGGTAATCAATGGTATTCATGGGTTCACATTGACGATGTTGTACGTATGTTTGAATTTGCGATCCAAAAACAACAAATTCATGGAGCCATGAATGTTACTGCTCCACACCCCGTTAAAATGAAGGAAATGGGACAAGTCATTTCCTCAATTCTAAAACGACCACATTGGTTACCCGTGCCTTCCTTAGCTTTAAAAATAGTACTAGGTGAAATGAGTTCCTTATTATTAGAAGGTCAACGCGTTCTACCTGAAAAAGCACTCCGTCACGGATATCAATTTACCTATCCTACTGTTAATAAAGCTTTAGTACAAATATTAAAGAAACAGTAA
- a CDS encoding YfhE family protein, with translation MEKKKRRDQHERQTLKKAQQVTYQSDFKAADRAARSR, from the coding sequence ATGGAGAAGAAGAAACGTCGTGATCAACATGAAAGACAAACCCTGAAAAAAGCACAACAAGTAACATACCAATCAGACTTTAAAGCTGCTGACCGCGCTGCTCGTTCAAGATAA
- a CDS encoding YfhD family protein has product MGKKKKKQQQIANVQNDGMDVEYSAELADANDIEANERGAAADRRAKKKKKK; this is encoded by the coding sequence GTGGGTAAAAAGAAAAAAAAGCAACAACAAATCGCTAACGTTCAAAACGACGGCATGGATGTTGAATATTCAGCTGAATTAGCTGATGCAAACGACATAGAAGCAAACGAACGTGGAGCCGCTGCTGACCGCCGAGCAAAAAAGAAGAAAAAGAAATAA
- the ectA gene encoding diaminobutyrate acetyltransferase gives MIQLTKIVKPSIPNVTFEKPSVEDGAAMWELVNNSTLDLNSSYKYIMFCEFFAETCVVAKENDKLVGFVTAFIPPTKPDVVFVWQIGVDASQRGKGLASYLLQELIAREGCLNINYLEATVTPSNQASQSLFRRLGRDLNTNCEVLECFSEDLFPGDDHEEEHTFRIGPFNKDK, from the coding sequence ATGATTCAACTAACGAAAATAGTTAAACCATCCATTCCAAATGTCACTTTTGAAAAACCATCCGTTGAAGATGGCGCCGCCATGTGGGAACTTGTAAATAACTCTACACTGGACTTAAATTCTTCTTACAAATACATCATGTTCTGTGAATTTTTCGCTGAAACTTGTGTAGTTGCAAAAGAAAATGACAAACTTGTAGGGTTCGTTACAGCTTTCATCCCTCCAACTAAACCAGATGTCGTTTTTGTATGGCAAATTGGAGTTGATGCTTCTCAACGAGGAAAAGGGCTTGCCTCTTACCTTTTACAAGAGTTGATTGCTCGTGAAGGTTGCCTAAATATTAATTATCTCGAAGCCACTGTTACACCTTCTAATCAGGCCTCTCAATCACTATTCCGACGCCTAGGGCGAGATCTTAATACGAATTGTGAAGTGTTAGAATGTTTCTCAGAAGATTTGTTTCCTGGAGACGATCATGAAGAGGAACACACTTTCCGAATTGGACCATTCAATAAAGATAAATAG
- the ectB gene encoding diaminobutyrate--2-oxoglutarate transaminase produces MENNNLSIFNELESEVRSYCRSFPAVFNKAKGHKLWDVEGNEYIDFFAGAGALNYGHNDPKMKAKLVDYILNDGIAHSLDKATAAKAEFLEKFNNTILKPRNMEYKIMFPGPTGTNTVESALKLARKVTGRTDVISFTNGFHGMTIGSLSVTGNSFKRKGAGIPLQHVVTMPYDNFVNDELDTLEYLERFLEDNGSGVAIPAAIILETVQGEGGINAARFEWLQKIESICRRFGILLIVDDVQAGVGRTGTFFSFEKAGIKPDIICLSKSIGGYGLPLALTLINPKYDIWEPGEHNGTFRGNNLAFVTATEALTYWENDSFEKSIQEKSEKITEFLIGLTKKYPQIKGRVRGRGFMQGIASDVEGMASDIAKAAFERGLIMETAGPDDEVFKLFPALTIDHEGLEKGFAIIEDSIQSLVKEKEVVSS; encoded by the coding sequence ATGGAAAACAATAATTTAAGTATATTTAACGAATTAGAATCTGAGGTTCGTAGTTATTGCCGAAGCTTCCCTGCAGTTTTTAATAAAGCAAAAGGACACAAATTGTGGGATGTTGAAGGCAATGAGTATATTGACTTTTTCGCTGGAGCTGGTGCTCTAAATTACGGACATAATGACCCAAAAATGAAAGCAAAACTAGTCGATTATATATTAAATGATGGTATCGCCCATTCATTAGATAAAGCAACGGCTGCAAAAGCTGAATTTTTAGAGAAGTTTAATAACACCATTCTTAAACCTCGTAACATGGAATACAAAATTATGTTTCCTGGGCCAACAGGAACAAATACAGTAGAAAGTGCATTAAAGCTTGCTAGAAAAGTAACTGGACGTACAGATGTCATTAGTTTTACAAATGGCTTTCACGGTATGACAATTGGCTCTTTATCCGTTACTGGTAACTCCTTCAAGCGTAAAGGCGCTGGTATTCCATTACAGCATGTCGTGACAATGCCTTATGATAACTTTGTTAACGACGAACTCGACACTCTGGAGTATCTCGAGCGCTTCTTAGAAGACAACGGAAGTGGAGTCGCAATTCCTGCCGCAATAATCCTCGAGACAGTCCAAGGTGAAGGGGGCATTAACGCTGCCCGTTTCGAGTGGCTGCAAAAAATAGAAAGCATTTGCCGTCGCTTTGGTATTTTACTCATAGTTGACGACGTTCAAGCCGGTGTTGGTAGAACAGGTACATTCTTCTCTTTTGAAAAAGCTGGAATTAAACCAGACATTATCTGTTTATCAAAATCCATTGGTGGATACGGTTTACCACTTGCACTCACATTAATTAATCCTAAATATGATATTTGGGAGCCAGGCGAACATAATGGGACATTCCGTGGAAATAATTTAGCATTTGTTACCGCAACTGAAGCATTGACTTATTGGGAAAATGACTCTTTCGAAAAGAGCATACAAGAAAAATCAGAGAAAATTACTGAATTTCTTATTGGTCTTACAAAGAAATACCCACAAATTAAAGGGCGAGTTCGCGGTCGCGGCTTTATGCAAGGAATTGCATCTGATGTGGAAGGTATGGCTTCAGATATTGCCAAAGCTGCTTTTGAACGAGGTCTAATTATGGAAACCGCTGGTCCAGATGATGAGGTATTTAAACTCTTCCCTGCCCTCACGATAGATCATGAAGGCTTAGAAAAAGGTTTTGCGATCATTGAAGACAGCATTCAAAGCTTAGTTAAAGAGAAAGAAGTTGTATCATCATAA